In Actinomyces weissii, a genomic segment contains:
- the cas7e gene encoding type I-E CRISPR-associated protein Cas7/Cse4/CasC, with amino-acid sequence MSTYVDIHLIQSLPPSCVNRDDSGSPKSAVYGGVRRLRVSSQSWKRATRLYFNDLLDASQVGVRTKRVAELLAQRIAADAPELADSASDLAQEVFKAAKIKLSAPRGKEKGQPESGYLLFLSTSQVARLSALAVAATRAGEKLDPKEVKKIFKEAHAVDIALFGRMVADDTDLNVDAACQVAHAVSTHAAENEYDFFTAVDDEKSRSAEEDAGAGMMGTVEFSSATMYRYATVNLDMLVENLGSSQAALRALEVFVKGFCLSMPTGKQNTFANHTVPELVLVSVRDDQPVSLAGAFEEAVPNNLSQGYVRRSVEALAEHKQSIEQAYGLKPLASFVVALKDSPAVDSLGARVAFSDLPEHLHEVLAPRVPGEEQS; translated from the coding sequence ATGAGCACCTACGTCGACATCCACCTCATCCAGAGCCTGCCGCCCTCCTGCGTCAACCGTGATGACTCCGGCTCCCCCAAGTCCGCGGTCTACGGCGGGGTGCGGCGCCTGCGCGTGTCCAGCCAGTCCTGGAAGCGGGCCACCCGGCTCTACTTCAACGACCTGCTGGACGCCTCGCAGGTGGGCGTCCGCACCAAGCGGGTCGCCGAGCTGCTCGCCCAGAGGATCGCTGCGGACGCCCCCGAGCTGGCCGACTCGGCCTCGGACCTGGCGCAGGAAGTGTTCAAGGCAGCCAAGATCAAGCTCTCGGCGCCGCGTGGCAAGGAGAAAGGCCAGCCGGAGTCCGGCTACCTGCTGTTCCTGTCCACCAGCCAGGTCGCACGCCTGTCCGCCTTGGCTGTCGCGGCCACCCGAGCCGGAGAGAAGCTTGACCCCAAGGAGGTCAAGAAGATCTTCAAGGAGGCGCACGCCGTGGACATCGCGCTGTTCGGGCGCATGGTCGCGGACGACACCGACCTGAACGTGGACGCGGCCTGCCAGGTGGCGCACGCTGTCTCCACGCACGCCGCCGAGAACGAGTACGACTTCTTCACCGCCGTGGACGACGAGAAGAGCCGCTCCGCGGAGGAGGACGCCGGGGCCGGGATGATGGGGACGGTCGAGTTCTCCTCAGCCACCATGTACCGCTACGCGACCGTAAACCTGGACATGCTGGTGGAGAACCTGGGCAGCAGCCAGGCCGCGCTGCGCGCCCTGGAGGTGTTCGTCAAGGGCTTCTGCCTGTCCATGCCCACCGGCAAGCAGAACACCTTTGCTAACCACACCGTGCCTGAGCTGGTGCTGGTCAGTGTCCGTGACGACCAACCGGTCTCTCTGGCCGGGGCCTTCGAGGAGGCTGTGCCCAACAACCTGTCGCAGGGCTACGTGCGCCGCTCCGTCGAGGCCCTCGCGGAGCACAAGCAGAGCATTGAGCAGGCCTACGGGCTCAAGCCGCTGGCCTCGTTCGTGGTGGCGCTCAAGGACTCCCCGGCCGTTGACTCCCTGGGTGCCCGGGTCGCCTTCAGCGACCTGCCTGAGCACCTGCACGAGGTGCTCGCTCCGCGGGTGCCTGGCGAGGAGCAGTCCTGA
- the casB gene encoding type I-E CRISPR-associated protein Cse2/CasB, translating into MDARIGGPAGLQEHYLRNDSQGRAALASLRKAASLAPGELPEVWALTAVPVPEHASDSPTWEETAVHTALTLYAVHQQSRTQGMFLPGRGLGHAARELIGPAGEENPSARARFNALVTSATTTELRHHLRSLVSQLRARSIPLDHALLADDLVDFQRPGGARTVRLRWARQYAHLPATDEAAPAATPTSSSPTTTTSEN; encoded by the coding sequence GTGGACGCGCGCATCGGCGGACCCGCCGGGCTCCAGGAGCACTACCTGCGCAACGACTCCCAGGGCCGGGCTGCCCTGGCATCCTTGCGCAAGGCGGCGTCCCTGGCCCCCGGAGAGCTCCCTGAGGTGTGGGCCCTGACCGCGGTGCCGGTTCCGGAGCACGCTAGCGACTCCCCCACCTGGGAGGAGACGGCCGTGCACACGGCGCTGACGCTCTACGCCGTCCACCAGCAGTCCCGCACCCAGGGCATGTTCCTCCCGGGACGGGGCCTGGGGCACGCCGCCCGGGAGCTGATCGGCCCTGCAGGTGAGGAGAACCCTTCAGCCCGGGCACGTTTCAACGCCCTGGTGACCTCTGCTACCACCACCGAGCTGCGCCACCACCTGCGTAGCCTCGTCTCCCAGCTGCGGGCCAGGAGCATCCCCCTGGACCACGCCCTGCTGGCCGACGACCTGGTCGACTTCCAGCGTCCCGGTGGGGCCAGGACCGTCCGGCTGCGGTGGGCCCGCCAGTACGCGCACCTGCCCGCCACTGACGAGGCCGCCCCTGCTGCCACCCCCACCTCTTCCTCCCCAACCACCACAACCTCGGAGAACTGA
- the casA gene encoding type I-E CRISPR-associated protein Cse1/CasA: MASTFNLLDEPWIRVTRLDGSHAELSLLDVFQQAESIKGVHGEIATQDVAVLRLLLAICHRAMEGPEDLEAWEEYWHEPARLGQDATAYLERFRDRFDLRHPEQPFFQVAGIHSASGKVSGLEALVVDVPNGEPFFTTRATKGLARLSWAEAARWLVHVHAFDPSGIRSGAVGDPAVKGGKGYPIGPGWTGQIGTIVVQGTSLLRTLLLNTVATTEVSDLKEVDPERDLPPWERTPDGPAGRSALEPTGPVACYTWQTRRVLLHGSDDGVTGLFLGNGDKATPQNRFSVEPMSAWRFSEPQTKKLGAPTFMPRKLPTDRALWRGLSSVVAQLSPTQSVKGAGEVTRFRAPAVVLQYQRLVRKRVMARTGLVPLHAVGLEYGPQEAVVSELVDDVLVLPGGLLDPDNQPLALVVRKAMEQTEQVAACLRNLAANLDRARGGSPDTAAASRDRASSTFYLVIDQEFPRWLASLAEADPEAARDEWRARLRTEAWRQHEVLAGAVPDTAFAGRGDGNGRMDVSRALFFFRQGLSKVLPPTSPSSSTDHEHERTQA, from the coding sequence ATGGCATCCACCTTCAACCTGCTGGACGAGCCCTGGATCCGGGTGACCCGCCTGGACGGCTCGCACGCCGAGCTCTCCCTCCTGGACGTCTTCCAGCAGGCGGAGAGCATCAAGGGCGTCCACGGCGAGATCGCCACACAGGACGTAGCGGTCCTGCGGCTGCTGCTGGCGATCTGCCACCGGGCCATGGAGGGTCCCGAGGACCTGGAGGCATGGGAGGAGTACTGGCATGAGCCAGCCCGTCTGGGACAGGACGCCACCGCCTACCTGGAGCGCTTCCGGGACCGGTTCGACCTCCGGCACCCGGAGCAGCCGTTCTTCCAGGTAGCGGGGATCCACTCAGCCTCTGGCAAGGTCTCTGGCCTGGAGGCGCTGGTCGTTGACGTCCCCAACGGTGAGCCTTTCTTCACCACGCGGGCCACCAAGGGGCTGGCGCGCCTGTCCTGGGCGGAGGCGGCTCGGTGGCTGGTGCACGTGCACGCCTTCGACCCGTCCGGGATCCGTTCTGGCGCGGTCGGAGACCCGGCAGTCAAGGGTGGCAAGGGCTACCCGATCGGGCCCGGCTGGACGGGGCAGATCGGCACGATCGTGGTCCAGGGCACCTCCCTGCTCAGGACCTTGCTCCTCAACACGGTCGCTACCACTGAGGTGTCCGACCTGAAGGAGGTTGACCCGGAGCGCGATCTGCCGCCGTGGGAGCGGACCCCTGACGGTCCGGCAGGTCGTAGCGCGTTGGAGCCCACCGGCCCGGTGGCCTGCTACACCTGGCAGACCCGGCGGGTGCTGCTGCACGGCAGCGACGACGGCGTCACCGGCCTGTTCCTGGGCAACGGGGACAAAGCCACCCCCCAGAACAGGTTCTCGGTGGAGCCGATGTCCGCCTGGCGCTTCTCGGAGCCGCAGACCAAGAAGCTGGGGGCCCCGACCTTCATGCCGCGCAAGCTCCCGACGGACCGGGCCCTGTGGCGGGGGCTGTCCAGCGTAGTCGCCCAGCTGAGCCCCACCCAGTCGGTGAAGGGGGCCGGGGAGGTCACCCGTTTCCGGGCCCCGGCCGTGGTCCTGCAGTACCAGCGGCTCGTGAGAAAGAGGGTAATGGCCCGTACCGGTCTGGTGCCGTTGCACGCGGTGGGGCTGGAGTACGGACCCCAGGAGGCTGTGGTCAGCGAGCTCGTGGACGACGTCCTGGTCCTGCCGGGCGGACTGCTGGACCCTGACAACCAGCCTCTTGCCCTGGTGGTTCGCAAAGCCATGGAGCAGACAGAGCAGGTGGCTGCCTGCCTGCGCAACCTGGCGGCTAACCTGGACCGGGCTCGCGGGGGCAGCCCAGATACCGCCGCGGCATCCCGTGACCGCGCCAGCAGCACCTTCTACCTGGTCATCGACCAGGAGTTTCCTCGCTGGCTGGCATCACTGGCTGAGGCCGACCCGGAGGCCGCCCGGGACGAGTGGCGTGCACGCCTGCGCACAGAGGCGTGGCGGCAGCACGAGGTGCTGGCAGGCGCGGTCCCGGACACCGCCTTCGCCGGCAGGGGGGACGGTAACGGGCGGATGGACGTCAGCCGCGCCCTGTTCTTCTTCCGCCAGGGGCTCAGCAAGGTACTCCCACCGACGTCCCCGAGCAGCAGCACAGACCACGAGCATGAAAGGACGCAGGCATGA
- the cas3 gene encoding CRISPR-associated helicase Cas3': protein MQLSACARAVWAKSGYHPERRQWLPLWLHMLDSAAVAGHLAERWLAPTVKDLILRELSTADSPVAPMEEFRLLATWLAGVHDIGKCTPAFASKVPQLDDRMAEAGLRHPHVDPLDGRSAPHAMAGQHILENWLTDTRDWGIESAQALSSVVGAHHGIPPTDDSLQILYGLPHLLGEGVWEDTRAELLALVTERVGAQALLPHWAGRRWSQAFLVELSGLVIVADWIASCEDYFPLLPLDDQGGTLLDAQAHAERAAWGLQRLEVPAPWRPRDDGADASALLTSRFSLPAGARATAVQEQAVAAARRMELPGLLMVQESTGGGKTEAAMLAAEIMAARTGRCGVLFALPTQATTDAMFTRELDWLERVEQSYSDDGAPSTFAVSLQHGRARLNREAGRLRHQGWQIHDRLLNGLGGDDPAQAGPRPSDIGRDEDAARAGEATERRRRQADLAILAWFSGRKKAMLSDFVVTTVDHLLFGAMRSPHLALRHLGLSRKVVVVDEVHSYSTYMNAYLDRVLTWLACYGVPVVLLSATLSQARSAQLADAYRRGLALAAGQKPPKTPSPEAVSTPFPCLVTVGAGGTQVREASASGRSSKVWLRRLGKEPGLPQLLKEALVEGGCALVVRNTVRRAQETYEELREHFGEEVSLNHARFTVADRQAKDAELLRRFGPPRSLPQRPHRAIVVATQVVEQSLDVDFDLLVTDLAPVDLVLQRMGRLHRHERLRPARLRLPTCYVDCLPNALSGEPWLEPGAQAVYGEQDLLLTAAALGRVLDGAGTVTTPDDVHQLVEAVYGAGAQVPPAWQAALEQAQATAAQERTKKHNAARGFLLEEPTPASKCSDLVGWLHSAASDDEERGRAQVRDGEDSLEVILLERRVLGGQEELRTLPSPTGQPGPVLPVDRVPDRELVRELVMSTVRLPAGMTKGSQMDQAINELEAVGVRVAGAWQDDRDLRGQLFLPLEQGRAELIGKTLEYNPSTGLKEVR, encoded by the coding sequence GTGCAGCTCTCTGCCTGCGCACGCGCCGTCTGGGCGAAGTCCGGCTACCACCCAGAACGGCGGCAGTGGCTCCCCTTGTGGCTGCACATGCTGGACTCTGCGGCTGTTGCCGGGCACCTGGCCGAGCGCTGGCTGGCCCCTACGGTCAAGGACCTGATCCTACGTGAGCTCAGCACCGCAGACTCCCCGGTAGCCCCTATGGAGGAGTTCCGCCTGCTGGCAACCTGGCTGGCTGGTGTCCACGACATCGGCAAGTGCACCCCCGCCTTCGCCAGCAAGGTCCCTCAACTGGACGACCGTATGGCTGAGGCAGGGCTGCGGCATCCGCACGTGGACCCTTTAGACGGCCGGAGCGCGCCTCATGCCATGGCTGGGCAGCACATCCTAGAGAACTGGCTTACTGACACTCGCGACTGGGGCATTGAATCAGCACAGGCCTTGTCTTCCGTCGTCGGCGCTCATCACGGAATCCCTCCGACAGACGACAGCCTGCAGATCTTGTACGGCCTGCCGCACCTGCTGGGTGAGGGAGTGTGGGAGGACACCCGCGCCGAGCTGCTGGCCCTCGTAACCGAGCGGGTCGGTGCCCAGGCGCTGCTGCCGCACTGGGCAGGGCGCAGGTGGAGCCAGGCCTTCCTGGTGGAGCTCTCCGGCCTGGTGATCGTGGCCGACTGGATCGCCTCCTGCGAGGACTACTTCCCCCTGCTTCCCCTGGACGACCAGGGCGGCACCCTGCTTGACGCCCAGGCGCACGCCGAGCGCGCGGCCTGGGGCCTGCAGCGGTTGGAGGTCCCGGCCCCCTGGCGGCCCCGGGACGATGGCGCTGACGCCTCCGCCCTGCTGACCTCACGCTTCAGCCTGCCTGCGGGCGCCCGAGCCACTGCCGTGCAGGAGCAGGCGGTAGCTGCCGCCCGCCGCATGGAGCTGCCGGGCCTGCTGATGGTCCAGGAGTCCACCGGGGGCGGCAAGACCGAGGCCGCAATGCTGGCAGCGGAGATCATGGCCGCCCGCACGGGCCGCTGCGGCGTCCTGTTCGCCCTGCCCACCCAGGCGACGACGGACGCCATGTTCACCCGAGAGCTGGACTGGCTGGAGCGGGTCGAGCAGTCCTACAGCGACGACGGCGCCCCCTCGACCTTCGCGGTGAGCCTCCAGCACGGGCGGGCCCGGCTGAACCGGGAGGCAGGCCGTCTGCGGCACCAGGGCTGGCAGATCCACGACCGCCTGCTGAACGGCCTGGGCGGTGACGACCCGGCACAGGCCGGCCCCAGGCCCTCGGACATCGGCCGTGACGAGGACGCGGCCCGCGCTGGCGAGGCCACCGAGCGGCGGCGTCGTCAGGCCGACCTGGCGATCCTGGCCTGGTTCAGCGGGCGCAAGAAGGCGATGCTCTCTGACTTCGTGGTGACCACCGTGGACCACCTGCTGTTCGGCGCCATGCGTTCCCCGCACCTGGCCCTGCGGCACCTGGGCCTGTCACGCAAGGTGGTGGTGGTCGACGAGGTGCACTCCTACTCCACCTACATGAACGCCTACCTGGACCGGGTGCTGACCTGGCTGGCCTGCTACGGGGTGCCCGTGGTCCTGCTCTCGGCCACGCTCTCGCAGGCCCGCTCGGCCCAGCTGGCGGACGCCTACCGGCGGGGCCTGGCCCTGGCCGCAGGGCAGAAGCCCCCGAAGACGCCCTCCCCTGAGGCGGTGAGCACGCCTTTTCCCTGCCTGGTGACTGTGGGAGCGGGAGGCACGCAGGTGCGTGAGGCCTCGGCGTCGGGACGCTCCAGCAAGGTCTGGCTGCGACGCCTGGGCAAGGAGCCGGGTCTGCCACAGCTGCTCAAGGAGGCCCTGGTGGAGGGCGGCTGCGCCCTGGTGGTGAGGAACACGGTGCGGCGAGCGCAGGAGACCTATGAGGAGCTGCGGGAGCACTTTGGTGAGGAGGTCAGCCTCAACCACGCTCGTTTCACGGTGGCGGACCGCCAGGCCAAGGACGCCGAGCTGCTGCGGCGCTTTGGTCCCCCACGTTCCCTGCCGCAGCGTCCGCACCGGGCGATCGTGGTGGCCACCCAGGTGGTGGAGCAGTCCCTGGACGTCGACTTTGACCTGCTGGTGACCGACCTGGCCCCGGTGGACCTGGTGCTCCAGCGGATGGGGCGCCTCCACCGGCACGAGCGGCTGCGCCCCGCACGGCTGAGGCTGCCCACCTGCTACGTGGACTGCCTGCCCAACGCTCTCAGTGGGGAGCCGTGGCTGGAGCCGGGTGCGCAGGCGGTCTACGGCGAGCAGGACCTGCTGCTCACGGCTGCCGCCCTGGGACGAGTGCTGGACGGCGCGGGCACCGTGACCACCCCCGACGACGTGCACCAGCTCGTGGAGGCGGTCTACGGGGCGGGGGCGCAGGTGCCCCCGGCCTGGCAGGCCGCCCTGGAGCAGGCCCAGGCCACCGCCGCGCAGGAACGTACGAAGAAGCACAACGCTGCCAGGGGCTTCTTGCTGGAAGAACCCACGCCCGCCAGCAAGTGCTCGGACCTGGTCGGTTGGCTGCACTCAGCCGCCAGCGACGACGAGGAGCGGGGGCGCGCCCAGGTCCGAGACGGTGAGGACAGCCTGGAGGTGATCCTGCTTGAGCGCCGGGTGCTCGGCGGGCAGGAGGAGCTGCGCACGCTGCCCTCCCCCACCGGCCAGCCGGGCCCGGTCCTGCCCGTGGACCGGGTACCCGACCGGGAGCTGGTGCGGGAGCTGGTCATGTCCACGGTGCGGCTGCCCGCCGGGATGACCAAGGGCAGCCAGATGGACCAGGCCATCAACGAGCTTGAGGCTGTCGGAGTTCGTGTCGCAGGTGCCTGGCAGGATGACCGTGACCTGAGAGGACAGCTGTTCCTGCCCCTTGAGCAGGGGCGGGCCGAGCTGATTGGCAAGACCTTGGAGTACAACCCATCTACCGGACTCAAGGAGGTCCGCTGA
- the ykgO gene encoding type B 50S ribosomal protein L36, which translates to MKVRASIRSLAKQPGSKVVRRRGHTYVINKKNPRLKARQG; encoded by the coding sequence ATGAAGGTTCGCGCCTCGATCCGCTCCCTGGCCAAGCAGCCAGGCAGCAAGGTGGTCCGCCGCCGCGGGCACACCTACGTCATCAACAAGAAGAACCCGCGCCTCAAGGCCCGCCAAGGCTGA
- a CDS encoding type B 50S ribosomal protein L31 — MRAGIHPDYHPIVFRDKSADFAFLTRSTMTSEQTIEWEDGNTYPVVDVDVSSASHPFWTGKGRILDTAGRVEKFERRYGKRQR, encoded by the coding sequence ATGCGTGCTGGGATCCACCCCGACTACCACCCGATCGTCTTCCGCGACAAGAGCGCGGACTTCGCCTTCCTGACCCGTTCCACGATGACCTCTGAGCAGACCATCGAGTGGGAGGACGGCAACACCTACCCGGTCGTAGACGTGGACGTCTCCTCCGCCTCGCACCCGTTCTGGACCGGCAAGGGCCGGATCCTGGACACCGCGGGCCGGGTGGAGAAGTTCGAGCGGCGCTACGGCAAGCGCCAGCGCTGA
- the rpsN gene encoding 30S ribosomal protein S14 has product MAKKSKIARDQQRRLVVARYAERRAELKQASVNPHLSQEEREAAMRALHALPRDASPTRLRNRDVVDGRPRGFLSATGTSRVRFRQMALRGELPGIVKSSW; this is encoded by the coding sequence ATGGCCAAGAAGTCCAAGATCGCCCGCGACCAGCAGCGCCGCCTGGTGGTGGCCCGCTACGCCGAGCGCCGTGCCGAGCTGAAGCAGGCCAGTGTCAACCCGCACCTGAGCCAGGAGGAGCGCGAGGCCGCCATGAGGGCGCTGCACGCCCTGCCGCGCGACGCCTCCCCCACCCGCCTGCGCAACCGCGACGTCGTCGACGGGCGCCCGCGCGGCTTCCTGTCCGCCACCGGCACCTCGCGGGTGCGCTTCCGCCAGATGGCGCTGCGCGGCGAGCTGCCCGGCATCGTCAAGTCGTCCTGGTGA
- the rpmG gene encoding 50S ribosomal protein L33, giving the protein MPRSKKDLRPIIKLVSTAGTGFTYVTRKNRRNTPDRLVLRKFDPVVRRHVEFKESR; this is encoded by the coding sequence ATGCCTCGTTCCAAGAAGGACCTGCGACCGATCATCAAGCTGGTGTCCACGGCGGGCACCGGCTTCACCTACGTGACCCGCAAGAACCGGCGCAACACGCCTGACCGCCTGGTCCTGCGCAAGTTCGACCCGGTGGTGCGCCGCCACGTGGAGTTCAAGGAGTCCCGCTGA
- the rpmB gene encoding 50S ribosomal protein L28, with amino-acid sequence MTTYCQVTGAKPLYGKSVSHSHRRTSRRWEPNLQRKRYWVPSLGRTVRLTVSAKGIKTIDKRGIDAVVAEMLKRGEKL; translated from the coding sequence ATGACCACCTACTGCCAAGTCACGGGAGCCAAGCCGCTCTACGGCAAGTCCGTCTCCCACTCCCACCGGCGCACCAGCCGCCGCTGGGAGCCCAACCTCCAGCGCAAGCGCTACTGGGTGCCCTCCCTGGGGCGCACCGTGCGCCTGACGGTCAGCGCCAAGGGCATCAAGACCATTGACAAGAGGGGCATCGACGCCGTCGTGGCGGAGATGCTCAAGCGTGGGGAGAAGCTCTGA
- a CDS encoding GTP-binding protein, with product MPGHSLALVSAVDPTLLDLLELTLAGEDCLVVRAALLPDAEDGLVRLSSWGHGGVAALGEKEEGPAVVDVPMPADCLTCSLREVLLAVAEDRARDEPQGTTVVLLPPAVELPHLVPGLARDLAEMAKEEGVQGPAQARLAGVAHLIDAESALADLLDHHPLAEAGLALGEHDQRCAGEVHLVNLGYADVIVSVGHGSAGSGADLVEHLRPLDTLLLPGLDAPLLSCLLGADHDADAALRRVHPATTQAWGGPDGHGVWTLDLSARLPFHPGRLREMVAELAGQGLCARGCFWLPSRPGRVCAWEVVGGTVSVGDAGAWSEAPLALPASGAARAGAVEATEPHCHLVVTGVGEPEQKQAVEAAFAAVLLREDELAEALSWIGAADGLEDWLGHQS from the coding sequence ATGCCCGGTCACTCCCTCGCGCTCGTCAGCGCCGTGGACCCCACCCTCCTGGACCTGCTGGAGCTCACCCTGGCCGGGGAGGACTGCCTGGTGGTCCGTGCCGCCCTGCTGCCTGACGCCGAAGACGGCCTGGTGAGGCTCAGCTCCTGGGGCCACGGCGGGGTCGCCGCCCTGGGGGAGAAGGAAGAGGGGCCCGCAGTCGTGGACGTCCCTATGCCTGCGGACTGCCTGACCTGCTCCCTGCGGGAGGTCCTGCTGGCCGTCGCCGAGGACCGCGCCCGCGACGAGCCCCAGGGCACCACCGTGGTGCTGCTGCCGCCCGCCGTCGAGCTGCCCCACCTGGTGCCCGGCCTGGCCCGCGACCTGGCCGAGATGGCGAAGGAAGAGGGAGTCCAAGGCCCCGCCCAGGCCCGCCTGGCCGGGGTCGCCCACCTGATCGACGCCGAGTCCGCGCTCGCGGACCTGCTGGACCACCACCCCCTGGCAGAGGCCGGGCTGGCCCTGGGGGAGCACGACCAGCGCTGCGCCGGAGAGGTGCACCTGGTCAACCTCGGCTACGCCGACGTGATCGTCTCCGTGGGCCACGGCTCCGCCGGGAGCGGCGCGGACCTGGTGGAGCACCTGCGGCCCCTGGACACCCTCCTGCTGCCCGGCCTGGACGCCCCGCTGCTCAGCTGCCTGCTAGGCGCCGACCACGACGCCGACGCCGCCCTGCGGCGCGTCCACCCCGCCACCACCCAGGCCTGGGGCGGCCCGGACGGCCACGGCGTGTGGACCCTGGACCTCAGCGCCAGGCTGCCCTTCCACCCCGGACGCCTGCGCGAGATGGTGGCTGAGCTGGCCGGGCAGGGGCTGTGCGCGCGCGGCTGCTTCTGGCTGCCCAGCCGCCCCGGGCGGGTCTGCGCCTGGGAGGTCGTGGGCGGCACGGTGAGCGTGGGCGACGCCGGGGCCTGGTCCGAGGCCCCGCTGGCCCTGCCCGCGTCAGGGGCGGCGCGGGCGGGCGCCGTCGAGGCCACTGAGCCGCACTGCCACCTGGTAGTCACCGGGGTGGGGGAGCCGGAGCAGAAGCAGGCGGTCGAGGCCGCGTTCGCCGCCGTCCTGCTCCGGGAGGACGAGCTCGCCGAGGCCCTGTCCTGGATCGGTGCCGCCGACGGCCTGGAGGACTGGCTCGGCCACCAGTCCTGA
- the glyA gene encoding serine hydroxymethyltransferase gives MSEPTTSSRTTFNDMPLAELDPQVAEVLAGELDRQRGTLEMIASENFVPRAVLQCQGSVLTNKYAEGYPGRRYYGGCEVVDVAESLAIERAKAVFQADWANVQPHSGAQANAAVLHALADAGDTILGLSLAHGGHLTHGMKINFSGKNYHATAYGVDESTHRIEMEQVRATALRERPKVIIAGWSAYPRHLDFAAFRAIADEVGAALWTDMAHFAGLVAAGLHPSPVPHSDVVSTTVHKTLGGPRSGMLLSNRAEQWGRKLDSAVFPGQQGGPLMHVIAAKAVAMKIASTEEFRDRQARTLEGARIIAQRLLADDVASAGIRLVTGGTDVHLVLVDLRESSLDGQQAEDLLAAAGITVNRNAVPFDPRPARVTSGLRIGTPALATRGFGAPEFTEVAEIIATTLVRGAAGSADDELLTSLRGRVAALTEAYPLYDGLAQ, from the coding sequence ATGAGCGAACCCACCACCAGTTCCCGCACCACCTTCAACGACATGCCCCTGGCCGAGCTGGACCCCCAGGTCGCCGAGGTCCTGGCCGGAGAGCTGGACCGGCAGCGCGGCACCCTGGAGATGATCGCCTCCGAGAACTTCGTACCCCGCGCCGTCCTTCAGTGCCAGGGCTCGGTGCTGACCAACAAGTACGCGGAGGGCTACCCCGGCAGGCGCTACTACGGCGGCTGTGAGGTCGTGGACGTGGCCGAGTCCCTGGCCATCGAGCGGGCCAAGGCCGTCTTCCAGGCCGACTGGGCCAACGTCCAGCCGCACTCCGGGGCCCAGGCCAACGCCGCCGTCCTGCACGCCCTGGCCGACGCCGGGGACACCATCCTGGGCCTGTCCCTGGCCCACGGCGGGCACCTCACCCACGGCATGAAGATCAACTTCTCCGGCAAGAACTACCACGCCACCGCCTACGGGGTGGACGAGAGCACCCACCGCATCGAGATGGAGCAGGTGCGTGCCACCGCCCTGCGCGAGCGGCCCAAGGTGATTATCGCTGGCTGGTCCGCTTACCCCCGCCACCTCGACTTCGCGGCCTTCCGCGCCATCGCCGACGAGGTCGGCGCCGCCCTGTGGACCGACATGGCCCACTTCGCCGGGCTCGTGGCCGCCGGGCTGCACCCCTCGCCCGTGCCCCACTCCGACGTCGTCTCCACCACCGTGCACAAGACCCTGGGCGGTCCCCGCTCCGGCATGCTGCTGTCCAACCGCGCCGAGCAGTGGGGCAGGAAGCTCGACTCCGCCGTCTTCCCCGGCCAGCAGGGCGGCCCCCTCATGCACGTGATCGCCGCCAAGGCCGTGGCCATGAAGATCGCCTCCACCGAGGAGTTCCGTGACCGCCAGGCCCGCACCCTGGAAGGCGCCAGGATCATCGCCCAGCGCCTGCTGGCCGACGACGTCGCCAGCGCCGGGATCCGCCTGGTCACCGGTGGCACGGACGTGCACCTGGTGCTGGTGGACCTGCGCGAGTCCTCCCTGGACGGTCAGCAGGCCGAGGACCTGCTGGCCGCTGCCGGGATCACCGTGAACCGCAACGCCGTGCCCTTCGACCCGCGCCCGGCCCGCGTCACCTCCGGCCTGCGCATCGGCACCCCCGCGCTGGCCACCCGCGGCTTCGGGGCCCCCGAGTTCACGGAGGTCGCCGAGATCATCGCCACCACCCTGGTGCGTGGGGCCGCAGGCAGCGCCGACGACGAGCTGCTGACCTCCCTCAGGGGCCGTGTGGCCGCCCTGACCGAGGCCTACCCCCTCTATGACGGGCTCGCCCAGTGA